One stretch of Epinephelus lanceolatus isolate andai-2023 chromosome 15, ASM4190304v1, whole genome shotgun sequence DNA includes these proteins:
- the LOC117266752 gene encoding ras-related protein Rab-15-like, whose translation MVMAKQYDILFRLLMLGDSGVGKTCMLRRFTESDFDPTHISTIGVDFKMKTLELDGIRVRVQIWDTAGQERYQTITKQYYRRAQGIIFVYDITSESSFQHLVKWVGDVDEYAPGKVQRILVGNKSDEELRRQVTREQGSKLAESYGMEFFETSASTSSNITEAFTRVTELVLQAHKRDVDNLLGSLDDYLAQAGLEEEKSSESTATNNNNTQKSCAC comes from the exons ATGGTCATGGCTAAACAGTACGACATCTTGTTCCGGCTGCTGATGCTCGGAGACTCGGGGGTCGGGAAGACGTGCATGTTGCGCAGGTTCACGGAGAGTGACTTTGACCCCACACACATTTCCACCATCG GAGTTGATTTTAAGATGAAAACACTAGAGCTAGATGGCATCAGGGTGCGAGTACAGATATG GGACACGGCCGGGCAAGAACGTTATCAGACCATCACCAAACAGTACTACAGGCGTGCACAG GGTATCATCTTCGTGTACGACATCACAAGCGAGTCGTCCTTTCAGCACCTGGTGAAGTGGGTCGGTGATGTGGATGAA taCGCCCCAGGCAAGGTGCAGAGGATCTTGGTAGGAAACAAGTCTGATGAAGAGCTGAGGAGGCAGGTGACAAGGGAACAAGGAAGCAAG CTAGCAGAATCCTATGGGATGGAGTTCTTTGAGACCAGTGCCTCCACGAGCAGTAACATCACTGAG GCCTTCACTCGTGTGACAGAACTGGTACTGCAGGCTCACAAGAGAGATGTGGACAACTTGTTGGGATCTCTGGATGATTATCTGGCGCAGGCTGGACTGGAAGAAGAGAAAAGCAGTGAAAGCACCgccaccaacaacaacaacacacagaagAGCTGCGCCTGTTAG